AGCAGGCGCACGTTCGGCTTCACCGACCCGGGCGGCGGATCGCCGATCGCGAACTTGCCGAGAATCCCACCGCGCGGCGCTCCGAAGACCTCGTCACACCGGGGGGCGTTCGGCGCCTGCTGGAACAGCTCGGTGACGATCCCGACGAACGGGATCTGCGGTGACACCATGTTGCCGAGCGGCGTCTTGCAGCAGCTCGCGTACCAGCGATAGAGGCCCTTGGGCGTGAGGCGCACGGCGGTGACGAGCTCGCTGCCGCGATCGAACGAGAGCGCCGATGGCGCGACCTGCACGATGTCCGAGCCGCCGTGCTCGTCGAGCAGCTCGGCACGGCCGAGGTGGTGCAGGAACGCCTGACAGTCATCGCAGTAGCAGACGATGCGGTTCACCGTGTCTGGCGCCGCACCGCGCAGCCAGCCGTGTACCTTTCCGCAACGACACTGGAGTTCGACGTCTCGAGACATGGGGCCCCGCATATCACCTTGTTCCTCGAGGCCCACAACGAATACCTGGGTGCTGATGAACGTCGATGGGCCCCTGCTGTCTCGAGGCGCCGGGGCGCGTGGGACGACAAGACAACAGTGCTGTCGGGTCACGGAGGACGCACCGGCGAATCCCATGCTGTGGTGCCGTCATCGGACCGGAACCGAAAGGACGACGATGAATCAAGCGATGCGATGGTCGATGCTCGCGCCGGCGGCGCTGCTGGTGCTCGGCATGGCGGGGTGCGAGCCGGACGATCGGCAGGACGAGGTCAACGCCATGACGTTCTTCGTGACCAGCGAGGGCGCTGGTGAAGGCGCCAATCTGGGTGGCCTGGATGGCGCGGATCGCCACTGCCAGACCCTCGCGCAAGCCGTGGGCGCGGGTCAGCACACGTGGCGCGCCTATCTCAGCACACAGGCCTCCGGCGGCGAGCCGGCCGTCCATGCCCGAGCCCGCATCGGGAGCGGACCGTGGCGGAACGCCCAGGGGATCGTCATTGCCCAGAATGTCGAGGAATTGCACGGTCAGAACAACCTGACCAAGGAGACGGCGCTGACCGAGAAGGGAGCGATCGTCGAGGGCGCGGGCGATACGCCGAACCGGCATGACATCCTGACCGGCTCGCAGCCGGACGGAAACGCGTACGCGGGCGCCGAGGACTGGACCTGTGGCAACTGGACGAAGAGCGGCACCGAGGGAGCGGCCATGCTCGGCCACTCGGATCGGCGCGGCCTGAGCGACACCGAGGCCGCGAGATCCTGGAACTCGTCGCATCTGTCGCGCGGCGGCTGCAGCCAGGACGCACTCCGCGGAACGGGCGGAGCGGGCCTGTTCTACT
The sequence above is drawn from the Archangium gephyra genome and encodes:
- a CDS encoding DUF6151 family protein, coding for MSRDVELQCRCGKVHGWLRGAAPDTVNRIVCYCDDCQAFLHHLGRAELLDEHGGSDIVQVAPSALSFDRGSELVTAVRLTPKGLYRWYASCCKTPLGNMVSPQIPFVGIVTELFQQAPNAPRCDEVFGAPRGGILGKFAIGDPPPGSVKPNVRLLARTLGKVLGWKLGGKVWPHPFFDRASGNPKYPVTELSTAEREALRPLSGPRPTRA